In the Flavobacterium pallidum genome, one interval contains:
- a CDS encoding polysaccharide biosynthesis/export family protein — MVYFQGIENVKGGEKVDFEPLLQSDDLLLIIISSPVPEAAVPYNLITYSASSLEDQDRSGGSGVRYQTYLIDKDGNIEFPILGQIKVGGLTKSQAVDKIKTALKKYITSPIVNLRIVNYKISVMGEVVRPGLYTVQTERITLPEALSQAGDLTIYGDRKEILIIRDVDGVKTHHFVDITSADFINSPFYYLDQNDVVYVKPNQTKVNSSVVGPNVTVGISAISLLITIIALIAR; from the coding sequence TTGGTTTATTTTCAGGGTATTGAGAATGTTAAAGGGGGTGAAAAAGTTGATTTTGAGCCGCTGTTACAATCAGATGACTTACTGCTGATCATCATTTCATCGCCTGTTCCTGAGGCTGCAGTCCCATACAACCTGATTACTTATTCTGCCTCCAGCCTTGAAGACCAGGACAGGAGCGGCGGCTCTGGCGTAAGGTATCAGACTTATCTTATAGACAAGGATGGCAACATCGAATTCCCGATTTTGGGGCAGATTAAAGTGGGCGGACTTACAAAAAGCCAGGCGGTCGATAAAATTAAAACAGCACTTAAGAAATACATTACGTCACCAATCGTCAACCTCCGGATCGTAAATTATAAAATTTCAGTGATGGGTGAAGTAGTGCGTCCGGGGCTTTATACGGTACAGACGGAGAGGATTACCTTGCCGGAAGCTTTGAGCCAGGCGGGTGACCTCACCATTTACGGAGACCGTAAAGAAATCCTGATCATCAGGGATGTTGATGGTGTAAAGACGCATCATTTTGTAGATATCACTTCTGCGGATTTTATCAATTCCCCTTTTTATTATCTCGATCAGAATGACGTGGTTTATGTGAAACCAAATCAAACCAAGGTCAATTCATCAGTTGTCGGACCCAATGTAACGGTTGGTATATCTGCAATTTCTTTATTAATCACCATAATCGCATTGATTGCGAGATAA
- a CDS encoding peptide chain release factor 3 encodes MSFTEEIKRRRTFGIISHPDAGKTTLTEKLLLFGGAIQEAGAVKNNKIKKAATSDFMEIERQRGISVSTSVLAFNYKDKKINILDTPGHKDFAEDTFRTLTAVDSVIVVIDVAKGVEEQTEKLVAVCRLRNIPIIVFINKLDREGKDAFDLMDEVEQKLGLTVTPLSFPIGMGYDFQGIYNLWEQNINLFSGDSRKNIEETIAFSDVQNPELDKIIGEKPASKLREELELIDEVYPKFDRDTYLDGKLQPVFFGSALNNFGVRELLDCFIQIAPSPLAKESETRLVKPEESKMSGFVFKIHANMDPKHRDRLAFVKIVSGVFERNKPYLHVRQNKNLKFSSPNAFFAEKKEIVDISYPGDIVGLHDTGNFKIGDTLTEGEIMSFKGIPSFSPEHFRYINNADPLKAKQLDKGIDQLMDEGVAQLFTLEMNNRKVIGTVGALQYEVIQYRLEHEYGAKCAYENFPVHKACWVKPDDPKNEEFKEFKRIKQKFLAMDKYQQLVFLADSDFTIQMTQSKYPSVKLFFTSEFD; translated from the coding sequence ATGAGTTTCACAGAAGAAATCAAAAGGAGGCGTACATTCGGGATCATTTCACACCCTGATGCCGGAAAAACCACATTAACTGAAAAGCTGCTATTATTTGGAGGCGCCATACAGGAAGCTGGTGCCGTAAAAAATAACAAAATAAAGAAAGCCGCCACTTCGGATTTTATGGAAATCGAACGCCAAAGGGGAATCTCGGTTTCCACTTCGGTACTGGCTTTCAACTACAAAGACAAAAAAATCAACATCCTTGACACGCCAGGACACAAGGATTTCGCAGAGGATACTTTCAGGACACTCACCGCCGTCGATAGCGTTATCGTAGTGATCGACGTGGCCAAAGGGGTTGAGGAGCAAACTGAAAAACTCGTAGCCGTGTGCAGGCTCAGGAACATCCCGATAATCGTTTTCATCAATAAACTGGACCGCGAGGGAAAAGACGCTTTCGACCTGATGGACGAAGTGGAACAAAAACTGGGGCTTACCGTAACGCCTTTGAGTTTCCCTATCGGAATGGGCTACGACTTCCAGGGGATTTACAATCTTTGGGAACAAAACATCAATTTATTCAGCGGTGACAGCCGTAAAAATATTGAAGAAACCATTGCTTTCAGTGATGTCCAAAATCCGGAACTGGATAAGATCATCGGCGAAAAACCGGCATCTAAGTTGCGGGAAGAACTCGAATTGATTGATGAAGTTTACCCAAAATTTGACAGGGATACCTACCTTGACGGAAAACTGCAGCCGGTGTTTTTTGGATCGGCTTTGAACAATTTCGGTGTGCGCGAATTGCTGGATTGTTTTATCCAAATCGCCCCTTCCCCACTCGCTAAGGAATCTGAAACACGGTTGGTAAAACCAGAAGAAAGTAAGATGTCCGGATTTGTTTTCAAGATTCATGCAAACATGGATCCGAAACACCGGGACCGTTTGGCATTTGTTAAAATTGTGTCCGGTGTTTTTGAAAGGAATAAGCCCTATTTGCATGTAAGGCAAAATAAAAACCTAAAATTTTCAAGTCCGAATGCGTTTTTTGCAGAGAAAAAAGAAATCGTGGATATTTCCTACCCAGGAGATATTGTCGGGCTGCATGACACCGGAAATTTCAAGATAGGCGACACGCTTACTGAAGGTGAAATTATGAGTTTTAAGGGAATCCCGAGTTTTTCACCGGAACATTTCCGATACATCAACAATGCCGATCCACTAAAAGCAAAGCAACTTGACAAAGGCATCGATCAGTTGATGGATGAAGGTGTGGCGCAGCTTTTTACGTTGGAAATGAATAACAGGAAAGTCATAGGAACCGTAGGTGCACTGCAGTACGAGGTGATACAATACAGGCTTGAGCACGAATATGGAGCCAAATGTGCCTATGAAAATTTCCCCGTACATAAAGCGTGCTGGGTAAAGCCGGACGATCCTAAAAATGAGGAATTCAAGGAATTTAAACGCATCAAACAGAAGTTCCTTGCGATGGACAAATACCAGCAATTGGTGTTCCTCGCCGATTCAGATTTTACGATTCAAATGACGCAAAGCAAATATCCTTCTGTGAAGCTATTTTTCACTTCTGAATTTGATTAA
- a CDS encoding response regulator transcription factor: MQNPSNILIADDHSVVRQGASMILKQAFENVNVVHAEIFSKVLEHLRTQTFHFIVLDIAIPEGSGVKMIELIRAIQPDVKILIFSAYEEEIYAMRYLKAGANGYLNKLSSEDEFKLAFLAMINNEGYASDNIKAKLAEQHNKKQTNNPIEMLSNREFEIARLLVNGDGNLEIGNKLKLQNSTVSTYKTRIFEKLSVNSVVGLISVFKAYDLTA; the protein is encoded by the coding sequence ATGCAGAACCCTTCGAACATTCTCATTGCTGACGACCACAGTGTCGTTCGGCAAGGCGCTTCAATGATTTTAAAGCAGGCATTTGAAAATGTGAATGTCGTGCATGCCGAAATTTTTTCAAAAGTGCTCGAGCACCTCCGGACACAAACCTTTCATTTTATTGTACTCGATATTGCGATACCTGAAGGCTCGGGGGTAAAAATGATTGAGCTGATACGCGCCATACAGCCGGACGTGAAAATCCTGATTTTTTCAGCTTATGAGGAAGAAATTTACGCGATGCGCTACCTCAAAGCCGGTGCCAATGGTTACCTTAATAAACTGAGTTCTGAGGATGAGTTCAAGCTTGCCTTTTTGGCAATGATCAACAATGAAGGGTATGCCAGTGACAACATCAAGGCTAAACTTGCGGAACAACATAATAAAAAACAAACCAATAACCCGATAGAGATGCTTTCAAACCGTGAGTTTGAAATTGCAAGGTTGCTGGTAAACGGCGATGGAAACCTTGAAATCGGCAACAAACTCAAATTGCAGAATAGCACTGTAAGTACCTACAAAACAAGGATTTTTGAAAAATTGTCCGTAAATAGTGTGGTAGGGCTTATCAGCGTTTTTAAAGCTTACGATCTTACGGCTTAA
- a CDS encoding GumC family protein, producing the protein MQSNKPSITEDFSQSQYNIKEQIGKYIFHWKWFVLSCLLCTFACYFYLRYATPIYKIEASILIKDDKKGGVASELTSFGDLGLLGGVKSNVDNEIEVLRSRTLVKNTILELNLNVAYFNEGRFKTSQAYKNSGIKVNFINKAPNFYDTDTTFTITAVSPTQYELADELLKKKGRYSYGETIKCKFGDIVITRNVLENGQSPKVGKTMVKLISINKVVNSYQARLKVEPANKMTTSVLNLTVTDPVKEIGADFLNMLIYKYNEDAIKDKNDVSSKTRDFINRRLVNITKELDSVEGGMQKFKKENKITDLATDASIFVETSNAFEKQIIEISSNINVVDFLIDFLNKNANNEVIPANLVQDGDASELIFTYNTKVTRLARVTPGGTEENDYIINLKNEIGDLKTSLLKTLRNLKSTLLIKKRDLEAQEKIVSGKIGQIPEQEKIARGISRNQGIKETLYLYLLQKREENAISLAATAANSKIIDAAYPNPTAISPKREFIYLLGMFLGLLIPFLIIYIRDLLNSKIINRFDVESRVTIPFIGDVPKSETHDELIRVNSRSSSAEAMRIIRTNLDFIVTDTQDGIAKTIFMTSTFPKEGKTFISVNLAGTFALSGKKVLLVGLDIRNPKLDEYMTLPNRGITTYLSSKDVNVDDLIIKLDGYDNFYVLPAGVIPPNPAELLLSDKVGTLFEKIKKEYDYIIVDTAPVSLVTDTLLIAKYADSVIYVVRANFLDKRMLKIPQTLYEDKKLPNMSILLNDTYSKKGYGYGYGYGYGYGYGYGYGYGYGYGVEVKKDPWYVTLMNKLKRKP; encoded by the coding sequence ATGCAAAGCAATAAACCCTCTATTACTGAAGACTTTTCGCAAAGTCAGTATAATATCAAAGAGCAGATCGGTAAGTATATTTTCCATTGGAAATGGTTTGTGCTTTCTTGCCTGCTTTGTACGTTTGCCTGCTATTTTTACCTTCGTTATGCTACGCCAATTTATAAGATTGAAGCCAGTATATTAATTAAGGATGACAAAAAGGGAGGTGTTGCGTCAGAGCTTACGTCATTCGGTGATTTGGGTCTTCTCGGTGGTGTAAAAAGCAACGTCGATAATGAGATTGAGGTCTTGCGTTCAAGGACTTTGGTTAAAAATACCATATTGGAATTAAACCTGAATGTGGCTTACTTTAATGAAGGTAGGTTTAAAACTTCTCAGGCCTATAAGAACTCCGGGATTAAAGTGAATTTCATCAATAAGGCCCCGAATTTTTATGATACCGATACCACATTTACAATTACTGCAGTCTCTCCAACCCAATATGAGCTCGCGGATGAATTACTGAAAAAGAAAGGCAGATATTCTTACGGGGAAACCATCAAATGCAAATTCGGTGATATTGTAATTACACGGAATGTGTTGGAAAACGGCCAGTCGCCAAAAGTTGGCAAAACGATGGTGAAACTGATTTCCATTAATAAAGTGGTGAATTCCTATCAGGCCAGGCTGAAGGTGGAACCTGCCAATAAAATGACCACAAGTGTGCTGAATCTTACCGTTACCGATCCCGTTAAGGAAATTGGTGCCGATTTCCTGAATATGCTCATTTACAAGTATAATGAAGATGCCATCAAGGATAAGAATGATGTGTCGAGCAAAACCAGGGATTTCATCAACCGCCGACTGGTAAATATCACCAAGGAACTGGACAGTGTTGAAGGTGGGATGCAAAAATTTAAAAAGGAAAACAAGATTACCGATCTCGCTACCGATGCCAGTATTTTTGTAGAGACTTCAAATGCTTTCGAAAAACAGATAATAGAAATATCATCTAATATTAATGTGGTGGATTTTCTCATCGATTTTCTTAACAAAAATGCCAACAATGAAGTGATACCTGCTAACCTCGTCCAGGATGGCGATGCTTCGGAATTGATATTTACTTACAATACGAAAGTTACGCGCCTTGCCAGGGTGACACCCGGAGGAACCGAAGAAAACGATTATATAATTAACCTCAAAAACGAAATTGGGGATTTGAAAACAAGCTTGCTTAAGACACTAAGAAATCTTAAGTCTACCTTGCTAATTAAGAAACGCGATCTTGAAGCGCAGGAAAAAATCGTTTCGGGTAAAATCGGACAGATCCCGGAGCAGGAAAAAATTGCCAGGGGCATTTCAAGAAATCAGGGAATCAAGGAAACATTGTATCTTTACCTGTTGCAAAAGAGGGAGGAAAATGCCATTTCATTGGCTGCTACTGCTGCAAATTCCAAGATCATTGATGCCGCTTACCCTAACCCAACGGCTATTTCTCCAAAAAGGGAATTCATTTACTTATTGGGAATGTTCCTGGGACTTTTAATCCCATTCCTGATTATTTATATCCGCGATCTGCTGAACAGCAAAATTATCAACAGGTTTGATGTGGAAAGCCGCGTTACCATTCCGTTTATAGGAGATGTCCCGAAATCAGAAACGCATGATGAATTGATCAGGGTGAACAGCCGCTCAAGTTCTGCGGAAGCGATGCGTATCATCAGGACAAATCTTGATTTTATTGTTACCGATACACAGGATGGTATCGCAAAGACCATATTCATGACCTCTACTTTCCCTAAAGAAGGTAAGACCTTTATATCGGTAAACCTTGCGGGTACTTTCGCGTTGTCAGGGAAAAAAGTGTTGCTCGTAGGGCTTGATATCAGGAACCCTAAGCTGGATGAATATATGACGCTCCCGAACCGTGGGATCACAACTTATTTATCCTCTAAGGATGTTAACGTAGACGACCTGATTATTAAGCTGGATGGTTATGATAATTTCTACGTATTGCCTGCGGGTGTCATACCGCCAAACCCGGCAGAATTGCTTTTGAGTGATAAAGTGGGCACTTTATTTGAAAAAATTAAGAAAGAGTACGATTATATTATTGTAGATACTGCACCGGTAAGCCTTGTAACTGATACCTTGCTTATTGCTAAATATGCGGATTCTGTCATCTATGTGGTCAGGGCGAATTTCCTTGACAAGCGTATGCTTAAGATCCCACAAACGCTTTACGAAGACAAGAAATTACCGAACATGTCAATCCTTCTTAATGATACCTACAGTAAGAAAGGCTACGGCTACGGTTATGGCTACGGCTACGGTTATGGATATGGTTACGGCTATGGTTATGGCTATGGCTACGGGGTGGAAGTCAAAAAGGATCCATGGTACGTTACCCTCATGAATAAATTAAAAAGGAAGCCTTAG
- a CDS encoding tyrosine-protein phosphatase has product MFFFKKPKPFLRDLLGADYVDIHSHILFGIDDGAATFEDSKFLVESMMEFGTTAFITTPHTIFSVWDNSREDILSKEDDTKKLLTQNGIIVPFRTASEYLMDNNFVKQFQSEPLLTLKDNYVLVEMSYINAPIQLYNILFDLQVAGYTPLLAHPERYLFYHGNFDEYRKLKKAGCEFQINLLSVTGYYGEAVFQTAKRLLEAGMIDFAGSDAHHKNHIRAFSNKVGIKDTEALKAAIAHNKLFL; this is encoded by the coding sequence TTGTTCTTTTTCAAAAAACCAAAACCATTTTTAAGAGATCTTTTAGGCGCCGACTATGTCGATATCCATTCCCATATATTGTTTGGGATTGATGATGGCGCTGCCACTTTTGAAGATTCAAAATTCCTGGTTGAAAGCATGATGGAATTCGGGACAACCGCATTCATCACTACACCGCACACTATTTTCAGCGTTTGGGATAATAGCAGGGAGGACATCCTTTCAAAAGAGGATGACACAAAGAAGTTATTGACCCAAAACGGCATCATTGTTCCATTTCGCACCGCTTCGGAATACCTGATGGACAATAATTTTGTAAAGCAGTTCCAATCTGAGCCTTTATTGACTTTAAAGGACAATTATGTGCTTGTGGAAATGTCTTATATCAACGCACCAATCCAACTCTACAACATCCTTTTTGATTTGCAGGTCGCAGGCTACACACCTCTCCTGGCACATCCTGAGCGGTATCTTTTTTACCACGGCAACTTTGATGAATACCGAAAATTAAAGAAGGCAGGCTGCGAATTCCAAATCAATCTATTGTCTGTTACGGGTTACTACGGTGAAGCCGTTTTCCAAACCGCAAAAAGACTTCTTGAGGCTGGAATGATTGATTTTGCAGGCTCTGACGCACACCATAAAAACCATATCAGGGCATTCAGCAATAAAGTCGGAATCAAGGACACAGAAGCTTTAAAAGCCGCTATTGCACACAACAAACTGTTTTTGTAA
- a CDS encoding sensor histidine kinase, whose protein sequence is MASLAKSFTLFILLFFASAVWPQSGSQISWSTDSESLPQNSIKSIAPDKYGFIWMTTENGLVRYDGRDFKIFDSGNTGIKNNRITYLRGSLKKDSIYTSTENTEDIILINHRRALKVDPKKHKAPWFDDPGKNNLLICEGIPSYFFGLPKRPYKIPLPGGDYYSIANDSVAHYDNKKNLLYKIKFHYEANKYFFVLGQKLFYLAPDGKYAAITERTVSSSQLKIKPGNDFQIYWNIVSEQVFLYSNENLYQLHADSGKLSEGLLIEKQDLKSANVWTIYFDSGSGIIYLGSIKKGLGIYKIKSFKTITPDKNHHPELFEIFYAIHPYNDSTAISSSGIFMDGNEIIRNLEFYTDKYDVAIDQNGDIWTSYFSLLHRYKKSDGFKKMEEWDFIDDISTIYVAKNGTIWMDLAKRRKNFGKLYHFKPDQKPEFIKQADLNTKINCITEDANGKIWLGTKNGLYFMDSVSGKPIAVAGSGNIKVRSIYFDSDQNLWFTSYEKGFLLYRNNKIYRFPTDKNGYLNASHCILEDHKGFFWISTNKGLFQVKRKSLLDYASSKMHAVYYQYYDKSFGFLTNEFNGGCQPCGTRLANGNFLFPSLNGVVVFNPDKISPILPNKNIFIDEIIVDEKNITTGKSIELNRNFERITFVVSSPYFGNQSNLNFEARLEGPDNQDWMAIKDHRSITFTKLRPGTYTLTIRKLNGFDSRYDYTKIKIIVPEAFWQTAWFQFLMITLIVLLIYAGYNFRLKFIRKRNILLEKTINDQTHDLKNTISTLRATKDSLHEQAEKTTKLMQYITHDIKTPLKFMSMASQMMYESDNSNPEELKENLKSIFTSSTQMYNFIDNLLEYTKAYTNNEVDTEEFSLYRIVEEKIALFQGIAQSQKTSIRNLIMKDTALVTNRQLFSIIIHNILDNAVKYTGNGSIIISAVSSPEKLEIVVKDTGVGMSEKTKRHYTALMENYENNESKKSAKLGLYIVIESLLILNGTIEFTSKENRGTTIRMSFRKIKP, encoded by the coding sequence ATGGCATCATTGGCAAAATCTTTTACCTTATTTATCCTGTTGTTTTTTGCGTCGGCGGTATGGCCTCAGTCCGGCAGCCAGATCAGTTGGAGCACTGACAGCGAATCATTACCCCAGAACAGTATAAAATCCATAGCGCCCGATAAATATGGTTTTATATGGATGACAACCGAAAATGGGCTGGTACGATACGACGGCAGGGATTTTAAAATTTTCGATAGCGGCAATACCGGAATAAAGAATAACCGGATCACTTACCTGCGCGGCAGCTTAAAAAAAGATTCCATTTACACTTCAACAGAAAATACGGAAGACATAATTTTGATCAACCACCGAAGAGCGCTCAAGGTAGATCCAAAAAAACATAAAGCGCCATGGTTTGATGATCCTGGCAAAAACAATCTTTTAATCTGCGAAGGCATTCCAAGCTATTTTTTCGGGTTACCAAAAAGGCCTTACAAAATTCCGCTGCCCGGCGGAGATTATTATTCTATCGCAAATGATTCCGTTGCCCATTATGACAACAAAAAAAACCTGCTGTACAAAATCAAATTCCATTATGAAGCCAATAAGTACTTTTTCGTCCTTGGGCAAAAACTATTTTACCTTGCACCTGACGGAAAATATGCTGCTATCACGGAGCGCACAGTTTCCAGTAGCCAGCTAAAGATCAAGCCGGGAAATGATTTCCAGATCTACTGGAACATCGTGTCTGAACAGGTTTTCCTGTATAGCAATGAAAACCTGTACCAGCTTCATGCAGATTCCGGAAAACTTTCAGAAGGACTCCTTATCGAAAAGCAGGACCTGAAATCGGCTAATGTCTGGACAATTTATTTTGACTCAGGCAGTGGCATCATTTATCTTGGCAGCATAAAAAAAGGCCTCGGGATTTATAAAATAAAATCCTTCAAAACGATTACTCCGGATAAGAACCATCATCCTGAATTGTTCGAAATATTTTACGCGATACATCCTTATAATGATTCCACGGCCATTTCTTCTTCCGGCATTTTTATGGATGGTAACGAAATCATCCGAAATCTGGAATTTTACACCGATAAATATGACGTGGCGATAGATCAAAATGGCGATATATGGACCAGTTACTTCTCGCTGCTTCACCGTTACAAAAAATCAGACGGTTTTAAAAAAATGGAGGAATGGGATTTTATCGATGACATTTCTACTATTTATGTTGCCAAAAACGGAACGATATGGATGGATCTTGCCAAACGCCGGAAAAATTTTGGAAAGCTGTATCATTTCAAACCGGACCAAAAACCTGAATTCATAAAACAGGCCGATCTTAACACCAAAATCAACTGCATTACCGAAGATGCAAACGGAAAAATATGGCTGGGGACGAAAAACGGGTTGTATTTTATGGACAGCGTTTCCGGAAAACCCATTGCAGTAGCCGGTTCCGGCAATATAAAAGTAAGGAGCATTTACTTTGACAGCGATCAAAACTTATGGTTCACCTCTTATGAAAAAGGCTTCCTTCTTTACCGCAATAACAAAATCTACAGGTTCCCTACCGACAAAAATGGCTACCTGAATGCTTCGCATTGCATCCTGGAAGATCATAAGGGCTTTTTCTGGATCTCTACAAACAAAGGGCTCTTCCAGGTGAAAAGGAAAAGTTTACTGGACTACGCTTCCTCAAAAATGCACGCTGTTTATTACCAGTACTATGATAAAAGTTTCGGTTTCCTGACCAACGAATTTAATGGTGGCTGCCAGCCGTGTGGCACAAGGCTTGCCAATGGAAATTTCCTGTTCCCTTCCCTGAACGGCGTAGTTGTTTTTAATCCTGACAAGATTTCCCCTATCCTTCCCAACAAAAATATATTCATAGATGAGATTATCGTCGATGAAAAAAATATTACTACTGGCAAAAGCATTGAACTGAATCGCAATTTTGAAAGGATTACTTTTGTGGTATCCAGCCCTTATTTTGGCAACCAGTCGAACCTGAATTTTGAAGCCAGGCTCGAGGGGCCTGACAACCAGGACTGGATGGCAATAAAGGACCACCGTAGCATTACGTTTACAAAACTGCGTCCGGGAACCTATACCCTTACCATACGCAAGCTGAACGGTTTTGATTCCCGGTATGATTATACTAAAATAAAAATCATAGTGCCAGAGGCATTCTGGCAGACAGCCTGGTTCCAGTTCCTGATGATCACCCTTATCGTTTTATTGATATATGCAGGATATAATTTTCGCCTTAAATTTATCCGGAAGCGAAATATCCTTCTCGAAAAAACCATCAATGACCAGACCCATGACCTCAAAAACACCATCAGTACTTTGAGGGCCACTAAAGACAGTTTGCACGAGCAGGCAGAAAAAACAACAAAGCTTATGCAATACATCACGCATGATATCAAGACACCGTTGAAATTTATGTCCATGGCCAGCCAAATGATGTATGAGTCGGATAATTCCAATCCCGAAGAATTAAAAGAGAATCTTAAATCGATTTTTACCTCTTCTACCCAAATGTACAACTTCATTGACAACCTGCTCGAATACACAAAAGCGTATACCAATAATGAGGTGGACACCGAGGAATTCAGCTTGTACAGGATTGTTGAGGAAAAGATTGCACTCTTTCAGGGTATCGCCCAATCACAAAAAACAAGCATCAGGAACCTGATCATGAAAGATACTGCATTGGTTACAAACCGGCAGCTTTTTTCTATCATTATCCATAACATCCTTGACAATGCCGTAAAATATACCGGCAACGGATCAATCATTATCAGCGCTGTTTCCAGTCCGGAAAAATTGGAAATTGTGGTCAAAGATACAGGCGTAGGAATGAGCGAGAAAACCAAAAGACATTACACCGCATTGATGGAAAATTACGAAAATAACGAATCGAAGAAGAGTGCCAAACTTGGCCTGTATATCGTCATAGAATCGCTGCTGATCCTCAACGGAACGATAGAATTCACAAGCAAGGAAAACAGGGGAACTACGATAAGGATGAGTTTCAGGAAAATTAAGCCGTAA